Proteins from a single region of Ignavibacteria bacterium:
- the rfaE2 gene encoding D-glycero-beta-D-manno-heptose 1-phosphate adenylyltransferase → MGKIIAHNEIAFLCREMKKSGKVIVFTNGCFDILHRGHIEYLSKAKQFGDVLIIGINTDASIKKIKGEKRPIVSEEDRAFVLSSLACVDYVVMFDEETPLNLIAKILPDVLVKGADWNKENIVGKDIVEENGGRVATIEFLPNRSTTNMIERILTLYR, encoded by the coding sequence ATGGGAAAAATAATCGCGCATAACGAAATAGCGTTTCTTTGCAGGGAAATGAAAAAAAGCGGAAAGGTTATCGTATTCACGAACGGTTGCTTTGATATCCTGCATCGCGGACATATTGAATATCTCTCGAAAGCAAAACAATTCGGCGACGTTCTGATTATCGGCATAAACACCGATGCTTCCATAAAAAAAATAAAAGGCGAAAAACGTCCAATCGTTTCCGAAGAAGACCGCGCATTTGTTCTTTCTTCGCTCGCGTGTGTTGATTATGTTGTAATGTTTGATGAAGAAACTCCACTCAATCTCATTGCAAAAATACTTCCCGACGTGTTGGTGAAAGGCGCGGATTGGAACAAAGAAAATATTGTCGGCAAAGATATTGTTGAAGAAAACGGCGGAAGAGTTGCAACGATAGAATTTCTTCCGAATCGTTCTACGACAAATATGATTGAACGAATTCTCACATTGTACCGCTAA
- the gpmA gene encoding 2,3-diphosphoglycerate-dependent phosphoglycerate mutase — MYKLVLIRHGESVWNKENRFTGWTDVDLSEKGIEEAHCGGKALKERGFVFDVAYTSVLKRAIRTLWIALDEMDLMWIPVLNSWRLNERHYGSLQGLNKSETAAKFGEEQVKIWRRSYDIPPPSLEISDERYPGKDARYKYLKKEEIPLTESLKLTVDRFLPYWFSTIAPTIKSGKRVIIAAHGNSLRALVKYLDNISDDAIVQMNIPTGIPLLYELDDNLKPLHSEYIGDAEEVKRAMESVANQGKAK; from the coding sequence ATGTACAAACTTGTTTTAATTCGACACGGTGAAAGCGTGTGGAACAAAGAAAATCGGTTCACCGGTTGGACTGATGTTGATTTATCCGAAAAAGGAATTGAAGAAGCGCACTGCGGAGGAAAAGCATTAAAAGAACGCGGCTTTGTTTTCGATGTCGCGTACACTTCCGTTCTCAAACGCGCAATTCGCACGTTGTGGATTGCGCTCGATGAAATGGATTTGATGTGGATTCCTGTGCTCAATTCCTGGCGATTGAACGAGCGGCATTATGGTTCGCTGCAAGGATTGAACAAATCCGAAACGGCGGCGAAGTTTGGCGAAGAGCAAGTAAAAATTTGGCGACGCAGTTACGATATTCCTCCGCCATCGCTTGAAATTTCCGATGAGCGTTATCCCGGAAAAGATGCTCGCTATAAATATTTGAAGAAGGAGGAAATTCCGCTTACCGAATCGCTGAAACTTACTGTGGATAGATTTCTTCCATATTGGTTTTCGACGATTGCGCCGACAATCAAATCGGGAAAGCGCGTCATTATTGCGGCGCACGGAAATAGTTTGCGAGCGTTAGTAAAATATCTCGATAATATTTCTGACGATGCGATTGTGCAAATGAATATTCCCACCGGCATTCCGCTTCTCTATGAACTCGACGATAATTTAAAACCGCTTCACAGTGAATATATTGGCGATGCGGAAGAAGTAAAGCGCGCAATGGAGTCGGTGGCAAATCAGGGAAAAGCAAAATAG
- the recO gene encoding DNA repair protein RecO: protein MFFDSLYEEKYIFVNKFMKHCTIVTTEAIVLKAMKYGDTSKIVTFFTKEFGKVSAIAKGARGKKSKFGSALEPLSYVSLVLYKKDARSLQLISECSYLQYFGRTSNRLESLSTALSIMEMLYCATHEEKNEPLFYLVIESLNALQYENNNASRTLLSFQLHFAAMLGFRFQLEHCPMCQQTFSTADSGNKQYSLELHRGGLLCHSCSKKISSPFFVSAETLSTLRVLLNRNFHNITEQPLTLQTEKEIANVLNNYLRIHIEGFRALRSEQIFKGAQPIVQ, encoded by the coding sequence ATGTTTTTTGATTCTCTGTATGAAGAAAAGTATATTTTCGTCAACAAATTTATGAAGCATTGCACAATCGTTACAACGGAAGCAATTGTACTCAAAGCAATGAAATACGGCGACACGAGTAAAATCGTTACATTTTTTACCAAAGAATTTGGAAAAGTAAGTGCAATTGCGAAAGGCGCGCGCGGAAAAAAATCGAAATTCGGTAGCGCGCTCGAACCGTTGTCGTACGTATCGTTAGTGTTGTATAAAAAAGATGCACGCTCACTGCAATTGATTTCCGAGTGTTCGTATCTTCAATATTTTGGGAGGACGAGCAATCGTTTGGAATCGCTTTCCACCGCGCTATCTATAATGGAAATGTTGTATTGCGCAACGCACGAAGAAAAAAATGAACCGTTGTTTTATCTTGTCATCGAAAGTTTGAACGCATTACAATACGAGAACAACAACGCATCGCGAACATTGCTTTCGTTTCAACTGCACTTTGCCGCTATGTTGGGATTTCGCTTTCAGTTGGAACATTGTCCGATGTGTCAGCAGACGTTCTCAACGGCGGATTCCGGAAACAAACAGTATTCTCTCGAATTACATCGCGGCGGCTTATTATGTCATTCGTGTTCAAAAAAAATATCATCGCCATTTTTTGTATCTGCGGAAACTCTTTCGACGCTGCGCGTGTTATTGAATCGTAATTTCCACAACATCACAGAGCAACCATTGACTTTGCAAACAGAAAAAGAAATTGCGAATGTACTCAATAATTACTTGCGCATTCATATTGAAGGGTTTCGTGCGTTGCGAAGTGAGCAAATATTTAAGGGTGCGCAACCCATCGTACAATAA
- a CDS encoding Do family serine endopeptidase, translating to MTKKSLLATVLLVCVSVLFAAIVISGLKTSEEITLTGASVSVGTAIPSSTAVFNTQELSKAFIEVSKIAKPTVVSITVTSKGKESPTEDFHNFFKFFDPDFKQQPTPSIGSGSGVILTSDGYIVTNNHVVADVDNEGVEIVLDDKRKFKAKVIGTDQTTDLAVIKVEAENLPVASLGNSDSVQVGEWVLAIGNPLGLTSTVTAGIVSAIGRGNLGVINRSDGYGIENFIQTDAAINPGNSGGALVNLRGEVIGINAAIATTNARYQGYGFAIPSNLMKTVTEDLIRHGKVQRGYIGVQISNIDETMAKALGLGTVRGVLIQVVTEGGAGEDAGLQLGDVILSVDGVEVNASNELQTQIAKHHPGETVVLKIFRNKKEMEMNVKLKSRGDVSLVSNDRKSKDETSGDEELISHTKSFNELGMTVKTLSDEQKSQRDVPHGIIVTNIQPMGEASKRTIASNDIIIEAEGKKITSIKDFETIIKAHKAGDSILLRLNRSNGQMNLVAIEIPE from the coding sequence ATGACTAAAAAATCATTACTTGCTACGGTATTGCTTGTATGCGTGAGCGTGCTTTTCGCAGCAATCGTTATTTCTGGATTGAAAACCTCAGAAGAAATTACACTAACGGGAGCAAGCGTTTCCGTTGGAACTGCGATTCCTTCATCAACGGCGGTATTTAACACGCAAGAACTCAGCAAAGCATTTATTGAAGTATCGAAAATAGCAAAGCCAACGGTTGTTAGCATTACGGTAACTTCCAAAGGAAAAGAATCGCCGACGGAGGATTTCCATAACTTCTTCAAATTTTTTGACCCGGATTTCAAACAGCAACCGACGCCTTCTATCGGTTCTGGTTCCGGTGTTATTCTCACATCCGATGGATACATCGTTACCAACAATCACGTTGTTGCTGATGTAGATAATGAGGGAGTAGAAATTGTTCTTGATGATAAAAGAAAGTTTAAAGCAAAAGTTATAGGAACGGATCAAACGACGGATTTGGCTGTCATAAAAGTTGAGGCGGAGAATTTACCAGTTGCTTCATTGGGAAATTCTGATTCTGTGCAAGTAGGCGAATGGGTTCTCGCCATTGGAAATCCACTCGGGTTAACTTCGACAGTTACTGCTGGAATAGTTAGTGCCATTGGTCGCGGAAATCTTGGCGTCATCAATCGCAGCGATGGATATGGAATTGAAAATTTTATTCAAACGGATGCAGCAATAAATCCGGGAAACAGCGGTGGCGCATTAGTAAATTTACGTGGTGAAGTTATTGGGATTAACGCGGCGATTGCAACAACGAATGCTCGCTATCAAGGTTATGGATTTGCAATTCCTTCTAACCTGATGAAGACCGTTACCGAAGATTTAATTCGGCACGGAAAAGTACAGCGTGGATATATTGGTGTTCAGATTTCTAATATTGACGAAACAATGGCAAAAGCACTTGGATTAGGAACAGTGCGAGGTGTGTTGATTCAAGTGGTAACCGAAGGAGGAGCGGGAGAAGATGCGGGGTTACAACTTGGAGACGTAATACTTTCCGTTGATGGAGTTGAAGTAAATGCGTCGAACGAGTTGCAAACACAAATAGCAAAACATCATCCAGGAGAAACGGTCGTGCTGAAAATTTTCCGTAACAAGAAAGAAATGGAGATGAATGTAAAATTAAAATCGCGCGGAGATGTGTCTCTTGTTTCGAACGATAGAAAATCCAAAGATGAAACGAGCGGCGACGAAGAACTGATTTCGCACACCAAAAGTTTTAATGAACTTGGAATGACGGTAAAAACACTTTCCGATGAACAAAAATCGCAACGGGACGTTCCTCACGGAATTATTGTTACGAACATTCAACCGATGGGAGAAGCGTCGAAGCGAACAATCGCAAGTAATGATATTATTATTGAAGCGGAGGGAAAAAAGATTACTTCAATAAAAGATTTCGAAACTATCATCAAAGCGCATAAAGCGGGCGATTCGATACTATTGCGTTTGAACCGCTCGAACGGGCAAATGAATTTGGTAGCGATTGAAATTCCGGAATAA
- a CDS encoding acyltransferase — protein MRLAVVQTNPIFGEVRNNVQSAIRQMENVDADLFVLPELFNTGYNYISKEEVEQLAETTDGFTFQEMFSFAKKKNCFVVYGFAELEHRAESLEQRARSEERGENLRTTNHDSRFTYYNSSALVGPNGMIGIYRKVHLFYRENIFFSPGNLGFPVFDLPFGTIGMMICFDWYFPESARTLALQGAQLICQPANLVMSHCPDSLITRCLENRVFAALADRVGDENRGGENLHYIGKSEIVTPKGEILIRLGENEANIAVAEIDVSLANDKQLNEYNNLFESRRSEMYKF, from the coding sequence ATGCGCCTCGCTGTTGTTCAAACAAATCCTATTTTCGGAGAAGTAAGAAACAATGTTCAATCCGCTATTCGACAAATGGAAAATGTTGATGCGGATTTGTTTGTACTTCCCGAACTGTTCAACACGGGATATAATTATATTTCCAAAGAAGAAGTTGAACAACTTGCCGAAACAACGGATGGTTTTACGTTTCAAGAAATGTTTTCTTTTGCGAAGAAGAAAAATTGTTTTGTTGTGTATGGATTTGCGGAACTAGAGCATAGAGCGGAGAGTTTAGAGCAAAGAGCAAGGAGCGAGGAGCGAGGAGAAAATTTACGAACCACGAATCACGATTCACGATTTACGTATTACAATTCTTCCGCGCTTGTTGGTCCAAACGGAATGATTGGCATCTATCGTAAAGTGCATTTGTTCTATCGCGAAAATATTTTTTTCTCTCCGGGAAATCTTGGTTTTCCTGTATTCGATTTGCCGTTTGGAACAATTGGAATGATGATTTGCTTCGATTGGTATTTTCCCGAAAGCGCGCGAACGCTTGCATTACAAGGTGCGCAACTTATTTGTCAACCGGCAAATCTCGTAATGTCGCATTGTCCCGATTCACTCATAACACGCTGTTTGGAGAATCGTGTATTCGCTGCGCTCGCTGATAGAGTTGGCGATGAAAATCGAGGTGGAGAAAATTTACATTACATCGGAAAAAGTGAAATCGTTACCCCAAAAGGAGAAATTCTTATTCGTTTGGGAGAAAATGAAGCAAACATTGCTGTTGCGGAAATTGATGTCTCTCTTGCAAACGATAAACAACTCAACGAATATAATAATTTGTTTGAAAGTCGCCGTTCGGAAATGTATAAATTTTAA
- the rfaE1 gene encoding D-glycero-beta-D-manno-heptose-7-phosphate kinase yields the protein MSPLSKKRIESLFKNFLGKTIAVVGDLMLDRYIWGSVHRISPEAPVPVVDVESESARLGGAANVANNIKSLGGNPLLVGVIGNDNSGKLVKDTVREMGFSEDGIVKDDTRPTTVKTRVIAHHQHVVRIDKESRNDISSLIEEKILFSLRRHLSNVDAIILEDYNKGVMTSTLIEKIVQLANSHKKIITVDPKSMNFFAYKNISVFKPNKKETEEALGIKIISDADVEYAGTLLLEKLNAKNILLTRSEKGMTLFTYNGVIEHIPTKAQKVADVSGAGDTVISAMTLALASGASIEESAVIANHAGGIVVGEVGIIPVSKEALRQALLNEIP from the coding sequence ATGTCGCCACTTTCAAAAAAAAGAATTGAATCGCTGTTCAAAAATTTTCTCGGAAAAACCATCGCCGTTGTTGGCGATTTAATGCTCGATAGATATATCTGGGGTTCTGTGCATCGTATTTCTCCCGAAGCGCCGGTTCCTGTTGTCGACGTTGAATCGGAATCTGCTCGACTTGGCGGCGCCGCAAACGTTGCGAATAATATCAAATCGCTCGGAGGAAATCCGCTCCTTGTCGGCGTCATCGGCAATGATAACAGCGGAAAACTCGTCAAAGATACAGTTCGTGAAATGGGATTTTCGGAAGATGGAATTGTGAAAGATGATACGCGACCAACTACGGTAAAAACCCGCGTTATCGCACATCATCAACACGTCGTGCGCATTGACAAAGAATCGAGAAATGATATTTCCTCTCTGATTGAAGAGAAAATTTTATTTTCGCTTCGCCGCCATTTGAGTAACGTAGATGCTATTATTTTAGAAGATTACAACAAAGGCGTCATGACAAGTACATTGATTGAAAAAATTGTTCAACTTGCAAACTCTCATAAGAAAATTATTACGGTGGACCCGAAATCCATGAATTTTTTTGCGTATAAAAATATTTCCGTATTCAAACCGAATAAGAAAGAAACTGAGGAAGCATTGGGAATAAAAATTATTTCGGACGCTGATGTTGAATACGCAGGGACATTGCTGCTCGAAAAACTGAACGCAAAAAATATTCTTCTTACGCGCAGCGAAAAAGGAATGACGCTTTTCACGTACAACGGAGTAATTGAACACATCCCTACAAAAGCGCAAAAAGTCGCAGATGTTTCCGGCGCCGGAGATACAGTTATTTCTGCGATGACTCTTGCGCTCGCAAGCGGTGCATCCATTGAAGAATCTGCTGTCATTGCAAATCATGCGGGAGGTATTGTTGTTGGCGAAGTAGGAATCATTCCCGTTTCGAAAGAAGCGTTGCGACAAGCATTGCTCAATGAAATTCCTTGA